In Solimonas sp. K1W22B-7, the DNA window GCCGGGTGCGCGAACTCAGGACCAGGTGACAGCGTTCCGGGGCCATCGACAGCCAGCGGTCGAACAGCTTCAGCGTGCCGAACGAGGAGATGTGGTGCAGGTCATCCACGATCATGTAGATGTCGCCGTCGTGGCTCTGGATGTCGTCGATCAGCGAAGCCACCAGCGGCCGCCACGCCCTGGAGCCGGAACGCAGGTAGACGTGCAGGGCTTCCTTGTCGATGGCCACGCCGGCCTGCACCAGGCTTTCCACGATGTAGTGGGCGGCCTGCGCCTCGTTGTCGTCCGTGCCGGCGTTGTACCAGGCGACCTTCGCCCCCTGCAGGAACAGCTTGCGGCGCCATTGCGCCAGCAGCATGGTCTTGCCGCTGCCCGCAGGGCCGACCACCAGGGTCAGCTTGCGGCCGCGGCCGTCGTCGAGCTGCCGCAGCAGGGTGTCGCGGCTCACCGGCGCGCTGCCTACTCGCGGCGGGGCGAGCTTGGTACGTATCAGGGGCAGGTCGCCTGGACTGGTCACTTCTTCGGGCCTCTGGTCGGCGCCTCGGGGCGCTCGTCTCCTCGCATGGGCGTCGCGCAGGAAACCGGCCGCGACGCCGTGCCCGAGCATACCGCCCTGCGTGGTCGCCAGGGGTGGGGTCCAGGGCCAGCCCCTCCCTCACAGGGAGGGGGCTGCGGTAGCGGGCTGCCCATAGCCTGCTTCACACGTTATCGGCAGCGCCGGGATCAAGGGAAAACAATGGGAATCACTTACCTTACGCAGGCCGTGCATCGTGCCCGCACCCTGTACCCGGAACGCCTGGCCACCGTGTCCGGCACCCGGCGCCGCAGCTACGGCGAACTGGCGGAGCGCGTGGCCCGCCTGGCGGCAGGACTGCAGCAGCTGGGCGTCAGGCCCGGTGACAGGGTAGGGGTGCTGTCGCTCAACTCGGACCGCTACCTGGAGCTCTACTACGCCGTCTGGTGGGCGGGCGGCGTGATCAATCCGATCAATACCCGCTGGAGTCCGCGCGAGATCGCCTACTCCCTGGACGATTGCCAGACCCACGTCGTGGTGATCGACGACGCCTTTGCGCCCCTTGCGGACGAGCTGTCGCAGCGCTCCAGGTCCCTGCGCACGATCATCTACTGCGGCGATCGCGAAGCCGATGGCGGCATGTACGACTATGAGCAGCTGATCGCGGAGAACGCCCCCGTTGCCGACGCCGTGCGCGCCAATGACGACCTGGCTGGCATTTTCTACACCGGCGGCACCACCGGATTCCCCAAGGGCGTGATGCTGTCGCATGCCAACCTGTGGAGCAGTGTCATGGCGGCGATGGAGCAGATCGCGCTGCCCGACTCGGTGGGGCTGCATGTGGCGCCGATGTTCCACCTGGCCGACGGCATGTTCCTGATGGCCCTGACCTTGCGCGGCTGCACCCAGGTGATCGTTCCCGGCTTCGAGCCTGCGGCGGTCGCCGAGACCATCTGCCGGGAGAAGGTCAGCGTCCTGCTCATGGTTCCCACCATGATCCAGATGCTGATCGATCACCCGCGCTTCGAAACCGCGGCAATGGCGTCGCTGCGGCGTATCGCCTACGGCGCTTCTCCGATCAGCGAAACCCTGCTGGAGCGCGCCATGGAGCGTCTGCCGGGAGTCGAGTTCCTGCAGGCCTACGGCCTCACCGAGATGTCGCCGGTGATCAGCTTCCTGGGGCCGCTGCATCATGCCCGTGGTGGCGCCAGGCTGCGCTCCGCCGGGTTCCCCGCGGCCAGCGTGGAGGTGCGGATCGTCGACCCGGAGGGCAAGGAACTGCCGCGCGGCAGCGTCGGCGAGATCGCCGCGCGCGGCCCCGGCGTCATGCAGGGCTACTGGGGCAAGGCCGACCAGACCGCGGCAGCGCTGCGCGACGGCTGGCTGCATACCGGCGATGGCGCGTACATGGACCGGGACGGCTACCTCTTCATCGTTGATCGCGTCAAGGACATGATCGTCACCGGCGGCGAGAACGTGTACTCGGCGGAGGTGGAGAATGCCGTCGCCCAGCATCCGTCGGTCGCCGCCTGCGCGGTGATCGGCGTGCCCAGCGCCAACTGGGGAGAATCGGTGCACGCGGTGATCGTCTGCCGCCCGGGGCAGCCCGTTCCCACGACCGAGGAGATCCGCAACCACTGCCGTGCGCTGATTGCCGGCTACAAGTGCCCCAGCAGCATCGAAGTGCGCGACGCCCTGCCGCTGTCGGGCGCCGGAAAAGTACTGAAGACAGTGCTGCGCGAACCCTACTGGCAGGAACAGAAACGCCGCGTCGGCTGAGGCGCGGACGCGTAATTGCCGTAACCGGATCGGTTGCGGCACAAAATATCAAGCCGGCCCGGTCCCCTGGACCCTGCCGGCAGCGAGGAGCGAGCAGATGCAGAAGAAATGGGCGACAGGCGCGATCCTGTTGTTGGCCGCGAGTGCTGTTCAGGCACAGGGCGACCCGGGTACCGCTGCGAGCGGCAGTCCCGAAAGCGATTCCGACCTGGCCCTCGACGAGTTGCTGTCGGCTGCGGAAACCGAAAACAATGCCGCTGCCGCAGCGACACCGGCAGAGTCCGCCCCGCCGCCGGCCGATGCAGCATCCGGCGATGCCGCGACGCCGACGCCCGACGTGCTGCCGACCATCCCCGTCGCACAGCAGCCCGAGCCCCTGCCGGAAACGAAACCTGCCGCTCCGCGCTCTGCGCAGATCGAAGAGATCGTGGTCACCGCCACCAAGCGCGAGCAGTCCATCCGCGAGATCCCCGCGAGCATCTCCGCGCTGACCGGCGCGGACCTGGAGCGCAGTGGCGCCCAGGGCGTGGAAGACATGGCGCGGATGGTGCCCGGCGTGAACTTCAGCGCCGACTCCATCAATGCCTCCAAGGTGACGATCCGCGGCATCTCCACCACCACGCTCGGCAACCCGACCACCGGCGTGCTGTTCGGCGACGTTTCCTTCACCGAGTCCTATCTGCCGCGCGTCACGCTGGACCCCAACCCCTTCGACATGCAGACCGTCGAAGTGCTGAAGGGGCCGCAGGGCACGCTGTTCGGCTCGGCCGCGCTCAACGGTGCGGTGCGCTATGTGCCGCAGCCGGTCAAGTTCGGCGAGTACGAAACCCGCTGGTTTGCGCAGTACAGCATGGTCGAGCAGGGCGGCTCCGAGCCCATGTACGGCGCCGCCGTGAACGTTCCCTTCGGCGAGGACCTGGCCTTCCGCGCCATGGGCTTCAAGCGCGATGCCCCGGGCTGGATCGACAACACGCGTACCGGCGCGGTCGACGTCAACAGCTTGTCGCAGGAGGGCGCGCGCGGCCTGGTCGGTTGGCGTCCGACCGAAAACTGGGATGTGCGCCTGACCTATCTCTGGCAGCAGACCAACGTCAACGACTTTCCTTTTGCGGGTGGCCGCGACGGCGAGCTGACGCGCGAAAGTACCACCAAGCCCAGCCCCATCGACAGCCAGTACGAGCTCGCCGACCTGGTGCTGCGCTACTCCTTCGAGAGCATGGACCTGGTCTCGGACACGGCCTGGGTGGGCAAGTCGGCGCACAAGCTGATGGATACCTCCACCGACCTGACGGGAACCACCTTTCCGTTCGTGCTGCTCGAGGACATCAGCAACTCCGACACCTACAGCCAGGAGCTTCGGCTGGTGTCCACCGACACCGCGTCCGACTGGCGCTGGGTCGGCGGCGTGGTCGGCTCGCGCCAGGATATTTTCTTCGTGCCGCAGTACTCCATCGAACTGCTGCCGGGTCTGAACCTGCAGGGTCTTCTCGAGGGTCTCGGCCTGCCCGCCGACAACTTCCTGGCGCGGGGCGACTCGCTCAACCTCCTGCGCGTGCTCACCAAGGCGAAGGTCGACGAGCTCGCCCTGTTCGGCGACCTGACCCGCCGCGTCGGCGACTCCGTGGAGCTGAGCCTCGGCGGGCGCCTGTATCGCTCGAAGTCCGACGGGTACGTGCTGCAGGACGGCGTGTTCGTGCTGCTCAAGGGCAGGCCGGAAGTGGTGAACGATCGCGTCATCAAGGAGTCCGGCTTCAACCCCAAGGCCTCCGCGCAGTGGCGCGCCACCGACGACGTGATGTTCTACACCGCCGTCTCCAAGGGCTTCCGCAGCGGCGGTCTGCAGCCGGGCTTCACCACCTCGCTGTCGGCCAAGCAGGCACCCGAGGAGTTCACCTCCGATACCCTGTGGAACTACGAGGCGGGCACGCGCACGAGCTGGCTGGAAAACACGCTGCACCTGGATGCCACCGCGTTCTACATCGACTGGACAGACCCGCAAATCCTGCTGGGCGACTCCGTCATCCACCTGCCTTACCTCGATAACGTCGGCCGGGTGAAGAGCACCGGCGTCGAAGCCGCCATGCAGTGGCTGCCGTCCTGGGTGCCCGGCCTGTCGGTCAATGCTTCCGCAGCCTACATCCGCACGCAGACCGCCGAAGCTTTCGAGGGCCAGACCGGCGCCACCATTCCCGAAGGCACGCCCTGGCCCTATGCCCCGCGCTGGCAGACGGCCACCACCCTGTCCTACGCGCGGGAGTTCGGCAACTGGAGGGCGGGTTCCGCGGTCACGCACGCCTGGCTCGGCAAGTCCCACACCGACCTGGAAATGACCCAGTCGATCTTCGGCTTCCAGACCTGGGATGCCCAGCTGAGCCTGGCCAACCCGGCGATCGTCTGGCTGCCGGAGATGAGCGTGACCGTCAGCAACCTCACCGACGAGCGCGGCATCTCCAATGCCACGGTGGGCGGTGTCGTGACCCAGACCGAAAAGACCACCTACATCCAGCCGCGCACGGTACTGTTGCGGCTTGGCGGGAGCTTCTGATGAACGATGCACTGAGCAGCGCTGCGATGCCTTCCTACCCCGACGACGCGCTGCCGCGGCCCGAGGTCTACGAGGGCGGGGCGGGCACGCCCCTGGTGCTGATCCACGGTTTTGGCGGCAACTGGCGCATGTGGAAGCCGGTGCTGCCGCTGCTGGAGAAACATCACCGCGTGATCGTGCCGACGCTGCCGGGCCACTCGGGGGGGCTGCCGCTCAGCCGTCGCGCCACGCCGGCGGTCATCGCCGACGCCCTCGCCGTGCAGTTGCGTTCGCGCGGGCTGGACCAGGTGCACGTGGTGGGCCAGTCCCTGGGCGGCTACATGGCGGTCGAGATGGCGCGGCGCGGCCTGGCCCGCTCGGTGCTGGGCATTTCTCCGGGCGGCGCCTGGAAGGACGACAGTCACCAGCAGGCACTGCTGAAGCGCATCCGCGGAACTTTCAAGCTGATGCCCTACCTGCTGCCCCTGCTGCGGCTGCTGATCGGCTTCAAATTCATGCGCAAGCTCATCCTGCGGGACGAGATGCAGCACGGCGACAAGATGTCGGTGCAGGAAGTGCGCGGGATGCTGCATCACGGCCTGAACTGCAGTATCGCCCACGAGTTCCTCGACGATGGCATCGCGCAGATCGAGCCGCTGCCCAGGGACAACACCACCCCCGTCCGCATCGTCTGGTGCCAGAACGACAGGGTGCTCACCTTCCCGGAATTCGGGCAGCCCTTCCTCGATCGTCTCGGCCTGAAGACCAACGGCTGGCTGCCGGGATGCGGTCACAACCCGATGTATGACGACCCCGCCGGCGTCGCCAAGGCCATCCTCGACTTCACGCGCGCGGTCGAAAGCGGCAGGCCCCAGCTTTCCTGAATCGAACCGACCTCAGCCCTTCGCATCGTCGATGAAGCCGCTGCTCCGCAACGAAAGCCTGGGCCATCTGGGAGAGCATCTCGTCGATGGCCGTCCAGCGGAGCTCCCGACCTACGCTCGCCATCTGCGCAAGCGGATCTGCCATATCGGCGTGGGCGCGTTCCATCGTGCCCATCAGGCCCTGTACCTGCATCGGCTGCTGCAGCAGGGCGACGGAGAGGGTTGGGGGCTCTGTGGAATCGGTCTGCGCGCGGCGGACCGTGCCATGCACGAAGCCCTGCGGGACCAGAATGGCCTCTACTCGCTGTGGGAGCTCGAAGGCAGCTCGCGTCGCGTAACGGTCGTGGGTTCGATCATGGATCATGTCGACGCCAGCGCCGACAGCAGCGCGGCCGTTGCGCTGATGGCAGACCCCGACACGCATATCGTCTCGCTCACCGTGACGGAGGCCGGCTATTGCCTGCGTGGCGGCGCGCTGGACCTGGCGCAGCCGGACATCGTCCACGACCTTGCCCATCCGGCGCAGCCCCGCAGTGCTCCGGGCCTGCTGGTCGCGGCGCTGGCGGCGCGCCGGGCCGGGGGCCTGGGCGCGTTCACGGCCATGTCCTGCGACAACATCATCGAGAACGGCCATCGCCTGTGCGGCGCGGTGCTGGCACTGGCGCGGCAGCTGGATCCGGCGCTCGCGCAATGGATCGAAGCCGAAGCCCGCTTTCCCTGCTCGATGGTAGACCGCATCACGCCTGCAACCGACATGGCCCGGCGTGAGCGGCTATGCGAGGACTGGGGGGTGGACGACCGCATTCCGGTGATCTGCGAACCCTGGCTGCAGTGGATCATGCAGGACCATTTCGTCGCCGGGCGTCCTGCCCTGGAGCGGGTCGGCGTCGTGTTCTCCGACGAGGTGACGCGCTACGAGGACATGAAGGTCGGCCTGCTCAACGGCGGGCATAGCGCGATCTCGCACCTGGGCCTCCTGCTCGGCCATGAAGCCGTGCACCACGCCCTGGCAGACCCGCTGATCCATCACTGGCATGCCGGCTACATGAGAGAGGTCACGGCCACGCTTGCTGCGCTGCCGGGCGTGGACTACGCCGGGTACGAGGATGCACTGGCCCGGCGCTTCAGCAATGCCGCCATCGAGGACCGGCTGCTGCGCCTGGCGATGGACAGCTCGACCAAGTTTCCGCAGGGGCTGTTGCCGCCGGCCCTGCGGCGACTGGAAGCCGGTCTGCCGATCGATCATCTCGCCACGGCGATTGCCTTGTGGATCGTCTATCTCGATGGCCTGTCGCGCGACGAAGCGGCCGGCCTGGCTTATGTCGATCACGACCGGGAGGGACTGATTGCGCAGGCCCGCGCTGCGGTAGCCAGCGGAAACCCTGCGAGCTTCCTCGCGGCCAGGCTGCCCATGCCGGAAGCTGGCGCGGCGCGCTTTGCCGGGGCCGTGCAGCAGCAGTTGGCCTCACTGCGCCGTCTCGGTCCGAAGGCCCACGT includes these proteins:
- a CDS encoding long-chain-fatty-acid--CoA ligase, which gives rise to MGITYLTQAVHRARTLYPERLATVSGTRRRSYGELAERVARLAAGLQQLGVRPGDRVGVLSLNSDRYLELYYAVWWAGGVINPINTRWSPREIAYSLDDCQTHVVVIDDAFAPLADELSQRSRSLRTIIYCGDREADGGMYDYEQLIAENAPVADAVRANDDLAGIFYTGGTTGFPKGVMLSHANLWSSVMAAMEQIALPDSVGLHVAPMFHLADGMFLMALTLRGCTQVIVPGFEPAAVAETICREKVSVLLMVPTMIQMLIDHPRFETAAMASLRRIAYGASPISETLLERAMERLPGVEFLQAYGLTEMSPVISFLGPLHHARGGARLRSAGFPAASVEVRIVDPEGKELPRGSVGEIAARGPGVMQGYWGKADQTAAALRDGWLHTGDGAYMDRDGYLFIVDRVKDMIVTGGENVYSAEVENAVAQHPSVAACAVIGVPSANWGESVHAVIVCRPGQPVPTTEEIRNHCRALIAGYKCPSSIEVRDALPLSGAGKVLKTVLREPYWQEQKRRVG
- a CDS encoding alpha/beta fold hydrolase translates to MNDALSSAAMPSYPDDALPRPEVYEGGAGTPLVLIHGFGGNWRMWKPVLPLLEKHHRVIVPTLPGHSGGLPLSRRATPAVIADALAVQLRSRGLDQVHVVGQSLGGYMAVEMARRGLARSVLGISPGGAWKDDSHQQALLKRIRGTFKLMPYLLPLLRLLIGFKFMRKLILRDEMQHGDKMSVQEVRGMLHHGLNCSIAHEFLDDGIAQIEPLPRDNTTPVRIVWCQNDRVLTFPEFGQPFLDRLGLKTNGWLPGCGHNPMYDDPAGVAKAILDFTRAVESGRPQLS
- a CDS encoding mannitol dehydrogenase family protein — translated: MKPLLRNESLGHLGEHLVDGRPAELPTYARHLRKRICHIGVGAFHRAHQALYLHRLLQQGDGEGWGLCGIGLRAADRAMHEALRDQNGLYSLWELEGSSRRVTVVGSIMDHVDASADSSAAVALMADPDTHIVSLTVTEAGYCLRGGALDLAQPDIVHDLAHPAQPRSAPGLLVAALAARRAGGLGAFTAMSCDNIIENGHRLCGAVLALARQLDPALAQWIEAEARFPCSMVDRITPATDMARRERLCEDWGVDDRIPVICEPWLQWIMQDHFVAGRPALERVGVVFSDEVTRYEDMKVGLLNGGHSAISHLGLLLGHEAVHHALADPLIHHWHAGYMREVTATLAALPGVDYAGYEDALARRFSNAAIEDRLLRLAMDSSTKFPQGLLPPALRRLEAGLPIDHLATAIALWIVYLDGLSRDEAAGLAYVDHDREGLIAQARAAVASGNPASFLAARLPMPEAGAARFAGAVQQQLASLRRLGPKAHVQALAAQSR
- a CDS encoding TonB-dependent receptor, with amino-acid sequence MQKKWATGAILLLAASAVQAQGDPGTAASGSPESDSDLALDELLSAAETENNAAAAATPAESAPPPADAASGDAATPTPDVLPTIPVAQQPEPLPETKPAAPRSAQIEEIVVTATKREQSIREIPASISALTGADLERSGAQGVEDMARMVPGVNFSADSINASKVTIRGISTTTLGNPTTGVLFGDVSFTESYLPRVTLDPNPFDMQTVEVLKGPQGTLFGSAALNGAVRYVPQPVKFGEYETRWFAQYSMVEQGGSEPMYGAAVNVPFGEDLAFRAMGFKRDAPGWIDNTRTGAVDVNSLSQEGARGLVGWRPTENWDVRLTYLWQQTNVNDFPFAGGRDGELTRESTTKPSPIDSQYELADLVLRYSFESMDLVSDTAWVGKSAHKLMDTSTDLTGTTFPFVLLEDISNSDTYSQELRLVSTDTASDWRWVGGVVGSRQDIFFVPQYSIELLPGLNLQGLLEGLGLPADNFLARGDSLNLLRVLTKAKVDELALFGDLTRRVGDSVELSLGGRLYRSKSDGYVLQDGVFVLLKGRPEVVNDRVIKESGFNPKASAQWRATDDVMFYTAVSKGFRSGGLQPGFTTSLSAKQAPEEFTSDTLWNYEAGTRTSWLENTLHLDATAFYIDWTDPQILLGDSVIHLPYLDNVGRVKSTGVEAAMQWLPSWVPGLSVNASAAYIRTQTAEAFEGQTGATIPEGTPWPYAPRWQTATTLSYAREFGNWRAGSAVTHAWLGKSHTDLEMTQSIFGFQTWDAQLSLANPAIVWLPEMSVTVSNLTDERGISNATVGGVVTQTEKTTYIQPRTVLLRLGGSF